A region of the Sodalis ligni genome:
CCCGCACCAGTTGCTATGATAATATTCAAGCAGCGATTCCTCTGGAGAATAGGTGATGGCGTCACGAAGCAAATCATCTTGAATGCGACAATTTATCCTACCCATATGCAAGGCCTGCAACGTTACAGAGTCCCTATATTGGCCGTGATCGACCCAAAACAAACCCTTAAATGATTTAATAGTGCTCGAATATGAGATGCGTTTAGACTGGATATTATAAGCATTTCCCTCATTATTTTCCGCGACTAACGCTTCAGCTAAACCACCATAAATGGCACCAGAATATTCCAGTAAATAAATATTATGATTATTTGCGACATTTCGCCCCAGGATCGCGGTGAGATCCACCGGCAGGCTCGTTGATTGCGTAAATTGCAAGATTTCCTGATGGCCACGTTCAGTTAAATACCTCATATCGCCCACGTCGGCATAATTCCCCGGCATATTGAATATTCTTTCTACATTTTGACGTATCCCATCACCGATGTCTTTAATCATGGTGATGATATTGGTAGCTTGATTAAGCTTAGCAAGCATAATATAGAAATGCTCTTTCGTGATACTGTCAATATCCGCTCTGAGCCTCTCATTCTTACACTGTAGTGGGTAAATCCAGTTGGCTTTTTTCAAATGCTGTTTGTAGGCGTCAACGTAGAGTTCCTGTTCATCCCGGTCAATGGTCGCATGATATTGTTGGACATGCTTTATAATGACGTCATGAGCCGTTTTTTCTATGTGTGCATTGATATGTTGCGCAATATTTTTCCCTGAGGGAACATTGATTATTTCATTGATCTGAATGATATCTGACAACGCTTGCTCAACATTATTTTCCAGATTGAGAATTATATTATTCAGCATCCTTTAGATATAAATTTTATGTGCAAAAAAAACGTCAAAATTTAATTGCCTGAAGCCCATTAAAGATTCACCAAGGCCGGCATATAAAAACGGTTTCAGTTCATTTCTAACATTCTGACATTGGTGGAAATTCTGGCAAAAGAGTCTTATAGCTTCTTCGGATGAACGATCTGCATTTATATTTTTTGCAATCGCCTTGAAGTCATTTTCGATCTGTTCAATATATCGAGCGAAGTCTTGGCTGCTTTCAAAATTTTCGGCACAGCCATATTTTCGCTCTGAATAGAACACTCTATTTGTATCATCCTGCCGTGCCGGCTCTTTTGTCAACAACCCGGTGGGGGGAAGCCCTTTAGACGCGGTGCTAACATCACAAACTGGCATGATATCTCCTGGTGATAGGTTCTATTGATTAACCGCTGAAATAGAAATTTTACGGAAATCCTTGATGTTTTACTCATGTTTATACTATTTAAAAAACCGACGGCCATCCATAAGAATTGCCGAGGAAATATGTTATTAGCTTAGGGTTTCATGCTCTTTTTTGCTTGCATAAATCGCTGTAAGATCAATCTTTGCATAATTAAGCGTTTATTTGGGGACCGCGGCCCGCTGCAATCTCGCATATCTGGTGGGCGCCATGCCCACATGGCGCGTGAACGCCACGCTGAAAGTACTGGCCGAGCTGTAGCCGACGTGCTCGGCAATCCCGGCTATGCTGCCCTTGTCGTGCCGCAGCAGATCCTTGGCCATCGCCATGCGCCAGGTGAGCAGGTATTCCATGGGCGTCACGCCCACGGCGCGGCTGAAGCGCTCAAAGAACGCCGAACGTGAAAGCGCCGCCTCTTTCGCCAGCTCCGCCACCGTCCAGGCGCGCGTCGGACGCTCGTGCATGGCGCGGATCGAGGCCGCGAGGCGGCTGTCCGCCAGACCATGCACCAGGCCCGGCGACGCTGCCGTCCCCGCCGTTGACCGCAGCGCTTCAATAAGCAGCACCTCCATCAGGCGTACCAGCACAACTTCGCGCGCGGGCCGCTGCTCGCGAGTCTCTTCGCCCACGAGCTGCACAAGTGTCGTCAGCCGGGGCTCGCCGCGCACGTGCATGATCCGCGGCAGCAGCGAGACCAGCAAGGCTTTATCCGGCGAGCCGAAGCTGCAGTGGCCCGCCAGCATACGAAAGTCGGTCGGCCCCTCCTGGCGGCCGATTCTGAATCGGCCCGCCCCTAACTCGGCGTGCTGCGTCTCGGCGCCCGCGGGCGGCGTCTCAAGGCTGGACATCGCAACACCGTAGACCGATGGGATAAGGGCGAAGTCACCCGACCGGAGCTCGATGGGCGCATGCCCATCGGCAGCAAGGCGGCAAGCGCCCTCGAGGACTACGCAGTAGAAGGGTTCCCCGGCTTCCGAACGGCGGATGGCCCAGGGACCCGCGCCGACGACGCTCTTTGAAAAGCCGGCGCCCGGCTGCAGCAGCGTGACTACCTCGGCGAGAGGATCGACCATACCGGACTCCTACGGATGAAATATGGACTTTTGATTGTAGTGAGTACGGCGTCCGCCGTCTATCATCTGGACATCGCTCACCATAATACCAGGAGCTTTCATGAAGACAGTCTTGATTACCGGTTGTTCGTCCGGCTTCGGCCTTGAAATCGCCCGTCATTTCCTTGACCGCGGCTGGCGGGTTATCGCCACCATGCGCACCCCTCGGGAAGATATCCTGCCCGTTTCCGAGCATCTTCGCGTGCTCGCCCTCGACGTAACCGATGCCAAGAGTATTCAACGGGCCGTGGAGGCTGCGGGGCCTATTGACGTGCTGGTGAACAATGCGGGATTCGGCGCGGCGGCGCCCATCGAGTCCATGCCCCTTGCGACAATGCGCGAACTGTTTGAGACCAACACCTTCGGCACCATGGCCTTGACGCAGGCAGTGCTGCCGCAATTCAGGCAGCGCAAGGCCGGCGTCGTTATCAATGTCACATCCAGCGTCACCTTTAAGGCACTGCCGCTGGTGGGCGTTTACCGGGCCAGCAAGGCGGCGGTGAACGCCTTCACCGAGTCTCTGGCCGCAGAGGTTGGACAGTTCGGCATCCGGGTACGCCTGGTATTGCCGGGGCGCGCTCCCGAGACCCGTTTCGGCGATAACGCACAGCCCCATACGGCGGGCATCGACCATGAAGCCTACGCCGAACTGGTTAAGAATCTTTTCGCCACCTTTGCCGAGAACGTAGGTCCTATCACGCACTCAGAAGATGTAGCCCGGGCGGTATGGCGCGCGGCCACCGACCCGGACAGCCCGATGCATATCCCGGCCGGCGAGGACGCCGAGGCGTGGGCCGCCGAACAGCGGTAAGATGCCTGGCCAAAAAATCGTCAATCTTGATCCTAACGGCTCCCGGAAGCCCTGGTTTCCGGCGAGCCCCATGCGAGCCGCGCGGGTAAGATCAGCTATTTCATATAGGAATCCAGCACCTTCAGCACAACATCAAGGTCTTCTTCCCGTTTTAGCTCTTCGTCCTGATGAACAATGTGTTCCGTGAGATGGCCTTTATCACTTCACGCATTAATCCGTTCACCGCTCCGCGGATAGCCGCTATCTGCTGAAGCACTGCCGCACATTCATTAGGCTCATCAAGCATTTTTTTCAGAGCGGCCACCTGCCCCTGAATTTTATTGGTTCTCGCCTTCAGCTTCTGCTGGTCACGAAGGATATGCGACACGTTAACCTCACTCCGACATCAAATCTGGGGTCAATATACCATTGCAGGGTACTAGGGGGTAGTATATTGTACTGGGGGGGAGTAGTATGCCATCATCTGTTTAATCAAAAATTATTATCATGAATGAATTTAACGCTCTGCTTTCGCAAGGCAATGCCTGGTTATTTATCCCCAGCGCTATTCTACTCGGTTCTCTACATGGGCTGGAGCCCGGTCACTCAAAAACGATGATGGCGGCCTTTATCATTGCCATCAAGGGAACCATCCGCCAGGCCGTTATGCTGGGCCTGGCCGCCACGGTATCGCATACCGCTATTGTCTGGCTGATTGCTTTCGGCGGGATGTACGTCAGCAGAAAATTCACCTCGGAATCAGCCGAGCCCTGGCTTCAGATGATCTCTGCCGTGATTATCCTGGGCACGGCGTTCTGGATGTTCCGGCGGGCGCGGAAAGATGAGGGAAACCGGTTTGGCGATGGGCAGGAAGACGCCCATCCCCATCCTCATCCGCACAACCACTCTCATCCTCGCCACCACCTTCACCCGCATCAAGACCGCAATCCCCGGATATTTCTCGGACCTATGCATCCGGCGCCGGCGGGCGTAAAAGCCTGTCCCGATGCATATCAAACCGCCCATGAGCTGGCGCACGCCGGCGCTATTGCCCGCCGCTTTTCCGGGGACCGTGTCGGCAACATGCAAATCGTTCTTTTTGGCCTGACGGGAGGACTAATACCCTGCCCGGCAGCTATTACGGTGCTGCTTATCTGCCTTCAGCTGAAGGAAGTGGCGCTGGGCGCCGCCATGGTTCTGTGTTTTAGCATCGGTCTTGCGCTCACCCTGGTCACGGTGGGTGTTGTCGCTGCCGTCGGCGCAAGGCAGGCGGCCAAACGCTGGCGCGGCTTTAGCGTTCTTGCCGGGAAAGCGCCTTACCTTTCGTGCCTATTGATGGCTATTGTCGGTCTCTACATGGGTATACCCGTCATCCTTCAAGTTACAGGTGCGTTGGCCCGCCTCGTTCACCCCGGTCACTTACTCGGGTAAGCTCTTGTGGTTCGCTGCGTTGCCGCCTTCCTGCAACTCGCATTATTTAGGGTATATACCGGCTGATACGGCCATTCCTCCTCACCCATACCAGGCGTACCCCTTTGGTGCGCGCGAAAAGCCGGCGGCGGACAGGGCATCCGCCGCCGGGCTGGCGCCCGCCGGCCGGCCATCGACATCTTCCAGGGTAAAACTCCGGCGCGGCTCGCGTTTCAGCGCGGCCGCCAGCGCCCGCAGTACGGCGGCAAGCCATCCGGCGGATTCCGCGTCATTTTTATCAAATGCCTCTTTTTTGCCGGCAAAGGTCAGTAGCTGGCGGCCGCCCTGCCCCAGATAGCATGCCAGACGGCCGTTGCAGATGACCACCAGGGCGCCGCCGCGCCGGGCCGGACGGATACCTGAAGGGTGGGAGGGCCAGGGCAACAGCCAGCCGAAGGGATTGGCCGGATCGTTGGCGGACAGCGCCACCGCTACCGGTTCGCCGGAGGACGCCTCCGCCAGCTCGCGCAGACGCTCGATGCAGTCTTTATCGGCGAACTGCGCGGCCCCCAATCCGCTGATAAAGCGGCCGCGCAGCACACGACCCGCCTCTTCCATGCGCCGCAACACCGGCGTAAGCGCGGGAAAGCCCCCCGGCAGTTGCTCCGCCACCGCCACGCCGCGGCTTATCACGCCATAGCGATCGAAAAGATTCTCCACCAGGGTCAGCGTTCTGACGGTGGGGTTGACCGGTTCGCCGGCTAGCAGCGACCAGCGTCCGGCCAGGGCCGCATCGCCAAAGCGGGCGTTTCTCGCCGATACCGGTTTGGCCGGCTGCCACACCGGCACCCACCCCGCCACCTGGCGACGGTGGCGCGGTGAGCGGACCGGGCGCGAACGTACCGGCGTGCGCACACCGGTCAGCGCGCGCAGCGGCGACCAGGTGTCGCTGGTGACGCGGCCTTGCCAGGCCAGATCCCACAGTGCTTCCGCCACTTCGGCGGCGGTGACCTCCGCCGCGCTCCCTGGTTCGGCCGTTTCCTGGGCAAAAGCCTCCATCAGATGCCCCTGGGCAAGGGTGACCAGCTGGCGGACAAAATAGGCGCCGCCATCCGCCAGCACGTTGAGAATAGCCTGTTGCAACGGGGAAGAAATGGGTACGCCGGCCTCATCATCCGCGCTGTCACCCGTGACGGGCAGCGTTTCGCCGGCCAGCTCGCGCAGATGCAGCGAGACCAGCCCGTCGTCGTCTCCCTGCGCGCCATGGCCGGCCCACAGCACTTCGCCGGCGGCGATGAGTTCGTCCAGCATGGCCGGCCGATAGTCATGCACGCGGCCGGGCAGAATCTGGCGCTCCCACAGCGAAGCCGGCAACGCAATGCCCGCCAGTTGTTCGATGACCCGCGCTACGCCCTCGATACCCTCAAACGCGCCCTGCCCCGCGGCAAGCGCTTGTATCGTGGCCGGGAAAGCGGCGTCGGCCAGCAGCCCCTGACGCTCCAGCACCAGCCGCACAAAGGCTTCCTGCGGCACCGGCCGGGTCGCTTCGCGGGCCGCCTGCAAAGAACGCGCCCGCAAACGGCGGAATACTTCATCCCATACCCACCGGCGTGTGGATCCGGCATCGACGTTACAGGGCAAAATCCTGCCCTGATCCCGCAGGAGCTCCAACTGCTCATTGACCACGGCCACTCCCAGCCCAAGGCGCGCCGCCGGCTGCGCCGAGGCGAAGGGGCCATGGGTGCGGGCATAGCGGCCGAGCAGTTCGCGCAAGGGATCGCTCGCCGCTTGCAGAAATACGTCAGGAATGCCCGGCGGCAACGCCACCCCCAGCCCGTCGCGCAAACGGGCGGCGTCCTCTATGCCGGCCCAGCGCCCCTCGTCGGCTATGCGCACGGCAATAATCCGCCGGGCCGCCTCCAGCGGCGCCAGATAATCAGCGGGATCCTCGCCGGACAAACGACCGGCGATTTCCGCAAGCGACAGCGGACCCAGTTCGCGCAGCAGATCCACCAGCCCCTCAGCGCCCTTGGCCTGGGTGCCCGCGGCGGTGCGCTGCAACTCCTGCTCCACCCGTTCCACCACACGGGGATCGAGCAGCTCGCCCAAATCCACCTGCCCCAGCAGTTCGCCGAGCAGGCCGCTGTCCAAAGACAGCACGGACGCCCGCCGTTCGGCCAGGGGCACATCCCCCTGATACATAAACTCACCCACGTAGCCGAACAGCAAATCGGCGGCAAACGGCGAAGGGATTTCGGTGGTTACCTCTTGCAGCCGCACCGCGCCGTCATGCAGCCGCTGCATCAGCGCCTGCAGTGCGGCCAGGTCGTAAACATCCTGCAAACACTCTCTGGCGGTCTCGATGATAAGCGGGAAATCGTCATGCTCCCGGGCAATCTCCAGCAGTTGGCCGGCGCGCAAGCGCTGCTGCCACAGCGGCGAGCGCTTGCCGGGACGGCGGCGCGGCAGCAGCAGGGCGCGCGCCGCGCATTCGCGAAAGCGCGCGACAAACAGCGCCGACTGCCCCACCGCATCGGTAACGATTTGCGCCAGGGCATGGGGGTCGAAAACAAACAGTTCCGCGCCGGGCAGGCGGCCCACGCCGTCCGGTATGCGAATAATGATGCCGTCATCGCTGGCGACGACGGAAGGATCGATTTTCAAACGCCGGTGAATGCGCGCGGCGATGGCCAGCGCCCAGGGAGCATGTACGCGCTGCCCATAGGAAGAGTGCAACATCACCCGCCAGTCGCCGCTCTCATCGCGGCAGCGCTCGATTACCAGCGTCCGGTCGGTGGGCAGCGCCTCGGTGGCCTCCCGCTGCTCCGCCACCAGCTGCAGCAGATTATTAACGGCGTTTTCGTCCAGGCCGGCGGTTTGGAGGCGCGCCGCCAGCGGACTATCCTTATGCAGCGGATCCCCCTTGCCCGCCGTGGCTTCCTCCACTTCGCGCAGGAAGGCGCCGATGGCTTCGCCTAATTCCGCCGGACGGCCCGGGTTATCGCCATGCCAGAACGGCAGTCGGGCGGAACGTCCCGGCGCCGGGATCACCACCACCTGATCGTGGGTGATCTGCTGGATTCGCCAGGAAGTGGCCCCAAGCGTAATCACGTCGTTGACCCGCGACTCGTAGACCATCTCCTCGTCCAGCTCGCCCACCCGCCGCGCGCCGCGCTGCTCCTCGCCTTCCGGCAGGATCACGCTGAACATGCCGCGATCCGGAATCGTGCCGCCGCTGGTCACCGCCAATTGCTGCGCGCCCGGGCGGGCGGTCAGCGTGCCGCTGCCGCGATCCCACACCAGGCGCGGGCGGAATTCACCAAACGCCTCCGACGGATAGCGACCCGCCAGCATGTCCAGGGTGGCGTCGAAGGCGCTGCGGGGCAACGCGCGAAACGGATCCGCGCGCCGCACCATGGCATACCAGTCCTCAATGTTAAGCGGCCCCATGGACACGGCGGCAACGGTATGCTGCGCCAGAACGTCCAAAGGATTGCGGGGCGGCGCCACCGCTTCCAGAGACCCCGCCAGCATGCGTTCCACCGTGACGGCGGTGTCGATCAAATCGCGCCGGGTACGGGGATAAAACACCCCGGAGGAGACGCCTCCCACCTGATGTCCGGCCCGCCCCACCCGCTGCAGCGCGCTGGCCACCGAGGGCGGCGCGCCAACCTGGATGACCTGATCCACCAAACCCATATCAATGCCGAGCTCCAGGCTGGAGGTGGCCACCACGCAGCGCAGTTCGCCGGATTTAAGCGCGATTTCAATCTCCGCCCGCTGCTCCTTCGACACCGAGCCGTGATGGGACCGTGCGACGGCGGGCGGCTCGCCGGCGGCGCGCTTTCCGGTGCCCCCCGAGGAAGAAAGGTAATTCACGGGCGATTCTTCCGCTAAGGGTGAATGGGCGTAATGCTCGGCATAGCGTTCATTGAGGCGCGCCGTCAGCCTCTCCGCCAGTCCGCGGGAATTGGTAAACACGATGGTGGAATGGCAGGCGAGAATCTGTTCCAGGACACTGGCTTCCACATGGGGCCAAATCGACCCCGGCCGACCGGGCCCGCCGGTCTCCGGCGAGGCATCGCCCCGGGCCGGTATATCGGTCATATCCTCCACCGGCACCACGATTTTCACCTCCAGGGGACGGCGAGACGGCGGATTGATAACGGTGACCGGCATTGCGCCACCCAAAAAACCGGCCACGCGTTCTACCGGGCGCACCGTCGCCGACAGGCCGATGCGAGCAGCGGGCGCTGGCAGCAACGCGTCCAGCCGCTCCAGGCTCAGCGCCAGATGGGAACCGCGCTTGGAACCGGCCACCGCATGGATCTCGTCGATAATCACCGTGGTCACGCCGCGCAGGGTCTCGCGCGCTTTGGAGGTCAGCATCAGGTACAGCGACTCGGGGGTGGTGATCAGAATATCCGGCGGTTTGCGCTGCAGGCCGGCGCGTTCAGCGGCGGGCGTGTCGCCGGTGCGCATCCCCACCGTCAGTGCCACCTGGGGATCCCCCCGCTGCCGGCGCCTGGCGCTGACGCCGTCCAGCGGCACGCTCAAATTGCGCCGCACATCGGCCCCCAGCGCCTTGATGGGAGAGATGTATACCACGCGGGTGGCGGTTTGGCGCGGCCGGGCAGGATCGTTTTCACGCTCCCGGAACAGTGCGTCAATGGCGTGTAAAAAGGCCGCCAGCGTCTTGCCCGACCCGGTGGGCGCAATCACCAGCGTGCAGTGGCCGGCGCCGATCGCCGCCCAGGCGGCCTGTTGCGCAGGCGTAGGCGCCGGGAACGCCGACGCGAACCAGTCCCTGGTGGCGGGCTGGAACCGGCTTAGGGGATCCGGGGAAGTCTGTCCTGGCTTTGCCATCGCTTATCGACG
Encoded here:
- a CDS encoding AraC family transcriptional regulator codes for the protein MVDPLAEVVTLLQPGAGFSKSVVGAGPWAIRRSEAGEPFYCVVLEGACRLAADGHAPIELRSGDFALIPSVYGVAMSSLETPPAGAETQHAELGAGRFRIGRQEGPTDFRMLAGHCSFGSPDKALLVSLLPRIMHVRGEPRLTTLVQLVGEETREQRPAREVVLVRLMEVLLIEALRSTAGTAASPGLVHGLADSRLAASIRAMHERPTRAWTVAELAKEAALSRSAFFERFSRAVGVTPMEYLLTWRMAMAKDLLRHDKGSIAGIAEHVGYSSASTFSVAFTRHVGMAPTRYARLQRAAVPK
- a CDS encoding SDR family oxidoreductase, encoding MKTVLITGCSSGFGLEIARHFLDRGWRVIATMRTPREDILPVSEHLRVLALDVTDAKSIQRAVEAAGPIDVLVNNAGFGAAAPIESMPLATMRELFETNTFGTMALTQAVLPQFRQRKAGVVINVTSSVTFKALPLVGVYRASKAAVNAFTESLAAEVGQFGIRVRLVLPGRAPETRFGDNAQPHTAGIDHEAYAELVKNLFATFAENVGPITHSEDVARAVWRAATDPDSPMHIPAGEDAEAWAAEQR
- a CDS encoding nickel/cobalt efflux transporter — protein: MNEFNALLSQGNAWLFIPSAILLGSLHGLEPGHSKTMMAAFIIAIKGTIRQAVMLGLAATVSHTAIVWLIAFGGMYVSRKFTSESAEPWLQMISAVIILGTAFWMFRRARKDEGNRFGDGQEDAHPHPHPHNHSHPRHHLHPHQDRNPRIFLGPMHPAPAGVKACPDAYQTAHELAHAGAIARRFSGDRVGNMQIVLFGLTGGLIPCPAAITVLLICLQLKEVALGAAMVLCFSIGLALTLVTVGVVAAVGARQAAKRWRGFSVLAGKAPYLSCLLMAIVGLYMGIPVILQVTGALARLVHPGHLLG
- a CDS encoding ATP-dependent helicase — translated: MAKPGQTSPDPLSRFQPATRDWFASAFPAPTPAQQAAWAAIGAGHCTLVIAPTGSGKTLAAFLHAIDALFRERENDPARPRQTATRVVYISPIKALGADVRRNLSVPLDGVSARRRQRGDPQVALTVGMRTGDTPAAERAGLQRKPPDILITTPESLYLMLTSKARETLRGVTTVIIDEIHAVAGSKRGSHLALSLERLDALLPAPAARIGLSATVRPVERVAGFLGGAMPVTVINPPSRRPLEVKIVVPVEDMTDIPARGDASPETGGPGRPGSIWPHVEASVLEQILACHSTIVFTNSRGLAERLTARLNERYAEHYAHSPLAEESPVNYLSSSGGTGKRAAGEPPAVARSHHGSVSKEQRAEIEIALKSGELRCVVATSSLELGIDMGLVDQVIQVGAPPSVASALQRVGRAGHQVGGVSSGVFYPRTRRDLIDTAVTVERMLAGSLEAVAPPRNPLDVLAQHTVAAVSMGPLNIEDWYAMVRRADPFRALPRSAFDATLDMLAGRYPSEAFGEFRPRLVWDRGSGTLTARPGAQQLAVTSGGTIPDRGMFSVILPEGEEQRGARRVGELDEEMVYESRVNDVITLGATSWRIQQITHDQVVVIPAPGRSARLPFWHGDNPGRPAELGEAIGAFLREVEEATAGKGDPLHKDSPLAARLQTAGLDENAVNNLLQLVAEQREATEALPTDRTLVIERCRDESGDWRVMLHSSYGQRVHAPWALAIAARIHRRLKIDPSVVASDDGIIIRIPDGVGRLPGAELFVFDPHALAQIVTDAVGQSALFVARFRECAARALLLPRRRPGKRSPLWQQRLRAGQLLEIAREHDDFPLIIETARECLQDVYDLAALQALMQRLHDGAVRLQEVTTEIPSPFAADLLFGYVGEFMYQGDVPLAERRASVLSLDSGLLGELLGQVDLGELLDPRVVERVEQELQRTAAGTQAKGAEGLVDLLRELGPLSLAEIAGRLSGEDPADYLAPLEAARRIIAVRIADEGRWAGIEDAARLRDGLGVALPPGIPDVFLQAASDPLRELLGRYARTHGPFASAQPAARLGLGVAVVNEQLELLRDQGRILPCNVDAGSTRRWVWDEVFRRLRARSLQAAREATRPVPQEAFVRLVLERQGLLADAAFPATIQALAAGQGAFEGIEGVARVIEQLAGIALPASLWERQILPGRVHDYRPAMLDELIAAGEVLWAGHGAQGDDDGLVSLHLRELAGETLPVTGDSADDEAGVPISSPLQQAILNVLADGGAYFVRQLVTLAQGHLMEAFAQETAEPGSAAEVTAAEVAEALWDLAWQGRVTSDTWSPLRALTGVRTPVRSRPVRSPRHRRQVAGWVPVWQPAKPVSARNARFGDAALAGRWSLLAGEPVNPTVRTLTLVENLFDRYGVISRGVAVAEQLPGGFPALTPVLRRMEEAGRVLRGRFISGLGAAQFADKDCIERLRELAEASSGEPVAVALSANDPANPFGWLLPWPSHPSGIRPARRGGALVVICNGRLACYLGQGGRQLLTFAGKKEAFDKNDAESAGWLAAVLRALAAALKREPRRSFTLEDVDGRPAGASPAADALSAAGFSRAPKGYAWYG